The Pseudophryne corroboree isolate aPseCor3 chromosome 2, aPseCor3.hap2, whole genome shotgun sequence genome has a segment encoding these proteins:
- the LOC135050373 gene encoding uncharacterized protein LOC135050373 — protein sequence MEQKFHRKLSWPPASAKAKNVHRHHISDLMKLWRKKTQTPVHSSYRASLRECVSLLHEFLGCSQNIPRTCGCRESSMQHSYSSDAFLHPVFQFLGQREELSGLYGGSGSPGDLLSELFFQLESTCCWRRLFAEAPRLQELLPVYSTTWMPGPRQMQYSCGKRWAAEPEHRVSCQSPVGKSQTCHNHCTPGRRPQEHGTDFPAECLYNLSQARCKDLTEKDVRSDQRPRRGYLVSIRELKNSLKTDLEDHQLYLMDIESRLCGLERRAQDVTRHLERANLELKAIKQGSVSSRTLVGQRRSSLVSSDLEKMEEWDLHVLDSPWEQWAWNVDVLWSDRLRCDETPPSQNKRRRAEDPAHRPDRGRPADGARSCWSHIQTGISLCQDKVNVLIQQVTRQINRTETDLNATRT from the exons ATGGAGCAGAAATTCCACCGGAAACTTTCCTGGCCTCCGGCAAGCGCTAAAGCAAAGAACGTTCATAG GCACCATATCAGTGACCTAATGAAGCTGTGGAGGAAGAAGACGCAGACCCCGGTACACTCCTCATACAGAGCGTCTCTCCGGGAGTGTGTGAGCCTTCTGCACGAG TTTCTTGGTTGTTCCCAAAATATTCCCAGGACGTGCGGGTGTCGGGAGTCTTCCATGCAGCATTCATATTCTTCAGACGCGTttctccacccagtgttccagttcCTTGGACAGCGTGAAGAGCTCTCTGGTCTATATGGGGGTTCAGG ATCTCCTGGTGATCTGCTCAGTGAGCTGTTCTTCCAGCTGGAATCTACCTGCTGCTGGCGCAGACTCTTCGCAGAAGCTCCCCGGTTACAGGAACTCTTACCG GTATACAGTACAACATGGATGCCGGGTCCCCGCCAGATGCAGTATTCCTGTGGAAAGCGCTGGGCAGCGGAGCCGGAGCACAGG GTTTCTTGTCAGAGTCCTGTGGGCAAGAGCCAGACATGCCACAATCATTGTACGCCGGGCAGGAGGCCTCAGGAGCACGGGACAGACTTCCCAGCTG AATGCCTGTATAACCTGAGCCAGGCCAGGTGCAAAGACTTAACCGAGAAGGATGTGCGGTCCGACCAAAGACCGAGACGG GGATATTTGGTCTCAATCCGGGAGCTGAAGAACTCTCTGAAGACTGACTTGGAGGACCACCAGCTCTACCTCATGGATATAGAGTCCCGTTTGTGTGGCCTGGAGCGCCGAGCGCAGGACGTAACACGACATCTGGAGAGAGCCA ATCTAGAGCTGAAAGCCATTAAACAAGGAAGCGTCTCATCGAGGACTCTTGTGGGTCAGCGGAGGTCTTCCCTGGTGAGCAGTGATCTAGAGAAGATGGAGGAGTGGGACCTTCACGTCCTGGACAGTCCCTGGGAACAGTGGGCGTGGAACGTGGACGTACTGTGGTCAGACAGGTTGCGGTGTGATGAGACTCCGCCT TCACAGAATAAACGTCGCAGAGCGGAGGACCCTGCTCACAGacctgaccggggacgcccggcagaTGGCGCCAGGAGCTGCTGGAGCCACATACAGACTGGCATCTCCCTGTGCCAGGACAAGGTTAAT GTACTTATACAGCAGGTCACTCGGCAAATCAACCGGACTGAGACCGATCTAAACGCCACGCGGACCTAG
- the LOC135050370 gene encoding LOW QUALITY PROTEIN: F-box only protein 40-like (The sequence of the model RefSeq protein was modified relative to this genomic sequence to represent the inferred CDS: inserted 1 base in 1 codon), giving the protein MSRAQRPPPGQHTHCVRCFSKHCRAPINTGVSCLVISCRLHCGARFHLCKEEEHHLLCPHEWVPCLNSMFGCPFSMSRNKQAKHLRVCPASVVCCSMEWNRWPIIDKDQALYKNICKEEDREERLDEALTLKDQRVLFSSLKMSKLFPELSEHPKNTIKEETPNVDLDAGAVGEFDLENGGNSVMSDEDMVELTQNEAPAQEHDDIDVNCFTQWEHIFNKDQPAVKSRNSSTGQSSSQSASTSKPPCNKVNVELERKQDPDEVKKREEXHAARDRENFAPWQEGVLERLKSEVDCGSYNMLIQFGQMSACTPKDKDFVYGNLEAQTVETVCTFKVPTSYCGRRAKLVDDSPKRNKAQKLVDTSDLGVLAEDLPVSDIVNTTLLCALERELKGHDISKMKALDGLFIDYGTQTYNFGLDPFSEKTVLLDLLAEKNMRNVGLYLDMESDCVNRRHNKSNSFFTFSCNLFFRRDEFASHFKNVHSDIQPCLSGWFQQRCPLSYLGCTFLQNRFRPAGLRSQVIYSKQLKTFALRPQVDCSLYEGVRPNLSRSHHGRSKDSLTSLPLEILQHIAAFLDSFSLCQLSQVSTLMRDVCAMLLKERGMVHLFWEKKTYSHGGTSWRCRGKVWNFSSLFSPVHRWKFDDVSSISEHLKVCPFNSLEQKNDPIQLPSVHGPQQQKESLLNVRRKL; this is encoded by the exons ATG AGCAGGGCACAGAGACCCCCACCAGGACAGCACACCCACTGCGTGAGATGTTTCAGCAAGCATTGCCGAGCCCCCATCAACACTGGTGTCTCCTGTCTGGTGATCAGCTGCCGCTTGCACTGTGGCGCAAGGTTCCACCTATGCAAAGAAGAGGAACACCACCTGCTGTGCCCCCATGAATGGGTCCCCTGCCTCAACTCTATGTTTGGCTGCCCCTTCTCCATGTCTCGCAACAAGCAGGCAAAGCACCTGAGGGTTTGCCCGGCCAGTGTGGTCTGTTGCTCCATGGAATGGAATCGCTGGCCCATAATTGACAAGGATCAAGCACTTTATAAGAATATTTGTAAAGAAGAAGACCGAGAGGAACGTCTGGATGAGGCCTTAACTCTAAAGGATCAAAGAGTTCTCTTTAGTTCCCTTAAAATGTCCAAACTTTTCCCAGAGCTGTCCGAACACCCCAAAAACACAATAAAAGAGGAAACACCTAATGTGGACCTGGATGCTGGAGCTGTAGGAGAGTTTGATCTGGAAAATGGTGGGAACTCAGTGATGAGCGATGAAGATATGGTTGAGCTCACCCAGAATGAAGCTCCAGCTCAAGAACACGATGACATAGATGTAAATTGTTTCACACAATGGGAACATATTTTTAACAAGGACCAACCAGCAGTCAAGTCTCGGAACTCAAGTACCGGACAAAGCAGCAGCCAGTCTGCCAGCACTAGTAAGCCACCCTGCAACAAAGTCAATGTAGAATTAGAGAGAAAGCAAGATCCAGATGAAGTAAAAAAGCGTGAGG GCCATGCGGCTCGAGATAGAGAAAACTTTGCTCCGTGGCAAGAGGGTGTCCTAGAACGGCTGAAATCTGAAGTGGATTGCGGAAGTTACAACATGCTCATCCAGTTTGGGCAGATGTCTGCCTGTACCCCTAAAGACAAGGACTTTGTTTACGGAAATCTGGAGGCCCAGACAGTGGAGACCGTGTGCACCTTCAAAGTGCCAACAAGCTACTGCGGTAGAAGAGCCAAACTTGTGGATGATAGTCCCAAGAGGAATAAAGCGCAGAAGCTGGTGGACACCTCTGACCTTGGGGTCCTGGCAGAAGACTTGCCAGTGTCTGACATTGTTAACACCACCTTGCTATGTGCCCTTGAGAGGGAGCTGAAGGGTCATGACATATCGAAGATGAAGGCCCTTGATGGGTTGTTTATTGACTATGGAACACAGACTTATAATTTTGGCTTAGATCCATTCTCTGAAAAGACCGTTTTATTAGATCTTCTAGCAGAAAAGAATATGAGAAATGTAGGCCTTTACTTGGACATGGAGAGTGATTGTGTAAACAGGAGGCACAATAAGAGTAATTCCTTCTTCACGTTTTCGTGTAACCTCTTCTTCCGCAGAGATGAGTTTGCCTCACACTTTAAGAATGTCCACTCTGACATACAGCCCTGCCTCAGTGGTTGGTTCCAGCAGCGTTGCCCCCTATCTTACCTTGGTTGCACCTTCTTGCAAAACAGATTTCGGCCTGCAGGTCTAAGGTCACAAGTCATCTATAGCAAACAGCTGAAGACATTTGCACTGAGGCCGCAGGTTGATTGCTCCTTGTATGAGGGAGTGAGGCCCAACCTTTCAAGGAGCCATCACGGAAGGAGCAAAGATTCCCTAACCAGCCTCCCATTGGAGATCCTTCAGCATATTGCCGCGTTCCTGGACAGTTTCAGCCTTTGCCAGCTCTCCCAAGTGTCAACTCTCATGAGAGATGTCTGCGCCATGTTGTTGAAGGAGAGGGGGATGGTTCATTTGTTCTGGGAGAAGAAGACTTACTCACATGGGGGAACTTCATGGAGATGTCGGGGGAAG GTCTGGAACTTCAGCAGCCTCTTCTCTCCTGTCCACCGCTGGAAGTTTGATGATGTCTCTTCCATATCTGAGCATCTGAAGGTTTGTCCTTTCAATTCCCTGGAGCAGAAGAATGATCCAATCCAGCTCCCCAGTGTGCATGGGCCTCAGCAGCAGAAGGAGAGCTTATTAAACGTTAGGAGGAAACTGTAA